One genomic segment of Brevibacillus laterosporus LMG 15441 includes these proteins:
- a CDS encoding sulfate/molybdate ABC transporter ATP-binding protein: MGIEIKQVSKSFGTFSALDHINLQIPSGELVALLGPSGSGKTTLLRLIAGLEQMERGVIRFDGVDATQKTVQERRVGFVFQHYALFRHMSVFDNIAFGLQVRPRAKRPSKNSMRLKVMELLRLVQLDGLESRFPGQLSGGQRQRVALARALAIEPSVLLLDEPFGALDAQVRQELRRWLKRLHHTLKITTVFVTHDQEEALEMADQVVIMNKGKIEQVGTPIEVYQNPSNPFVYSFLGRVNQFHVCGHEGTIHMGQLAWKSEEVLNWNHTEAIGYIRPHQMELSSIPKGEGWAEATVLHVSLLGPLVRLECRLAEDGTLFELELSGDRYRELWKDSSRSLYVNLTSLRFFPIKPAQQQAIKRVNPQSVSLTMSGVKV; the protein is encoded by the coding sequence ATGGGCATTGAAATTAAACAGGTATCCAAAAGCTTCGGGACGTTTTCTGCCCTTGACCATATTAACCTACAGATTCCAAGTGGAGAGCTAGTTGCACTATTGGGACCTTCAGGATCGGGAAAAACTACCTTGCTGCGGCTCATTGCTGGTCTTGAGCAAATGGAGCGAGGAGTTATCCGCTTTGATGGAGTAGATGCTACACAAAAAACGGTTCAGGAAAGAAGAGTTGGATTTGTTTTTCAGCATTATGCTCTATTTCGCCACATGAGCGTTTTTGATAATATTGCCTTTGGTTTACAGGTGCGTCCTCGTGCAAAGCGTCCTTCTAAAAACAGCATGCGATTAAAGGTGATGGAACTTCTCCGTTTAGTCCAATTGGATGGATTAGAATCACGTTTCCCCGGTCAACTGTCCGGTGGGCAACGACAACGAGTGGCGTTAGCTCGTGCATTGGCAATTGAACCAAGCGTATTATTATTGGATGAACCGTTTGGGGCACTCGACGCGCAGGTACGTCAGGAACTGCGTCGCTGGCTGAAGCGATTGCATCATACGTTGAAAATCACTACTGTGTTCGTGACACATGATCAAGAAGAAGCCCTAGAGATGGCAGATCAAGTGGTAATTATGAATAAGGGTAAAATTGAACAAGTGGGAACGCCGATCGAAGTCTACCAGAATCCTAGCAATCCCTTTGTTTACAGCTTTTTAGGAAGGGTCAATCAATTTCATGTCTGTGGACATGAAGGGACTATTCACATGGGACAGCTAGCATGGAAATCAGAAGAAGTTTTGAACTGGAATCATACCGAAGCGATTGGGTACATCAGGCCCCATCAAATGGAGCTATCGAGCATTCCAAAAGGGGAGGGCTGGGCGGAAGCTACAGTATTACATGTCTCATTATTGGGCCCGCTTGTCCGATTGGAATGTCGGCTAGCGGAAGATGGTACGCTGTTTGAATTAGAGCTAAGTGGAGATCGGTATCGAGAGCTTTGGAAGGATTCTTCTCGGTCGTTGTATGTAAATCTTACATCCCTTCGATTCTTTCCTATCAAGCCAGCTCAACAGCAAGCGATTAAAAGAGTGAATCCCCAGTCTGTTTCACTTACGATGTCAGGGGTTAAGGTGTGA
- a CDS encoding BglG family transcription antiterminator, whose protein sequence is MSLDKRSAAILHKMMQADSYVTVQELLESQGISKRTLYYDMNKINDWLEENQLPAVQYIRSTGYYIDEQTKQKIPDKLQGMKKWQYEYSVKERKAWLTIYLLTREGRILLEDLMNRLGVSRNTTLDDLKKLKTELQAFHISLHFDRKQGYFIQGEEQDKRKALIFYLSQAVTTQSWNELISHIQTMAYSTSMVEEEQQEDFLKTKEIQVIREALSVCERLLGIQYTDEVLESLSIHIHLFRKRFSRGQHVTIDMEEKEVLKKTKHFEAATYISNELSKTLHIDIPEDETYYIATHLLGARVMNQYHSDQENSHTQMLLEAVQRMITDFQKFACIMFENPEGLKRDLMLHLKPAFYRIKYGINMDNPLIDSIKTHYHEIFLLTQKVIVHFEQLVGQRVCEDEIAYISMHFGAWLRKQGANPAPRKKALIVCPNGIGTSLILQNQLENLFSSIDICKTVSLREYEAHSYDVDLIFSTTTLTKSDAPVYVVNPILNDAEKARLLRRVGAYISDKDKQPTESLEGMMSIIRRHAVIENEEALHQELKEYLLEPAALHKELTYKPTVADILTRDQIQVARTVANWEEAIRLASAPLVRNGSILPSYVDAMIRSVYDHGPYIVIAPKIAIPHSRPQDGVQRLSMSFLQLKHPVSFSERPEHSAQLFIVLAAIDNETHLRALAQLTAVLSSPEALQTLLQTDQIDDVLHLLEIYSQHQLPAGL, encoded by the coding sequence ATGTCGCTCGATAAACGAAGCGCTGCGATTTTGCATAAAATGATGCAAGCTGACTCATATGTAACAGTACAGGAGCTCTTAGAATCTCAAGGAATTTCGAAACGTACACTTTATTATGATATGAACAAAATAAACGATTGGCTGGAAGAAAATCAACTCCCTGCTGTTCAATATATCCGAAGCACTGGCTACTATATAGACGAACAAACCAAGCAAAAAATACCTGATAAGCTGCAAGGAATGAAGAAATGGCAATATGAGTATTCCGTTAAGGAGCGTAAGGCTTGGCTAACCATTTATCTCTTAACCCGGGAAGGAAGAATCCTGCTTGAAGATTTGATGAATCGGCTAGGTGTTAGTCGCAACACCACCCTGGATGATTTAAAAAAATTAAAAACGGAGCTTCAGGCCTTTCATATATCGCTCCATTTTGACCGCAAGCAAGGCTACTTTATTCAGGGCGAGGAACAGGATAAGAGAAAGGCGCTCATTTTCTATCTCTCTCAAGCCGTAACAACCCAAAGCTGGAATGAACTCATCTCCCACATTCAAACCATGGCGTATTCTACTTCCATGGTAGAAGAGGAACAGCAAGAGGATTTCTTGAAAACAAAAGAAATTCAAGTAATCCGCGAGGCTTTATCTGTTTGCGAGCGCCTATTAGGCATTCAATATACTGATGAAGTTCTGGAGAGCTTAAGTATTCACATCCATCTGTTCCGTAAGCGCTTCAGTCGTGGACAGCATGTCACAATTGATATGGAAGAGAAAGAGGTATTGAAAAAGACAAAGCATTTTGAAGCGGCGACCTATATCAGCAATGAATTGTCTAAAACTCTGCACATCGATATACCAGAGGATGAAACCTATTACATTGCTACGCATCTCTTAGGCGCTCGTGTGATGAACCAATATCATTCCGATCAGGAGAATTCTCATACTCAAATGCTGTTGGAAGCCGTTCAGCGTATGATTACTGATTTTCAAAAGTTCGCTTGCATTATGTTTGAAAATCCGGAAGGGCTGAAACGCGATTTAATGCTACACCTTAAGCCTGCCTTCTATCGAATCAAGTATGGAATTAATATGGACAATCCGCTGATCGATTCCATTAAAACGCACTATCATGAGATTTTCTTATTAACACAGAAGGTTATTGTTCATTTTGAACAGCTAGTTGGGCAAAGGGTATGTGAAGACGAGATCGCTTATATTTCGATGCATTTTGGAGCGTGGCTACGTAAACAAGGAGCCAATCCAGCACCACGGAAAAAAGCACTGATCGTGTGCCCAAACGGTATTGGTACCTCACTAATTCTACAAAACCAATTAGAAAACCTATTCTCTTCTATAGACATTTGTAAAACGGTTTCCTTACGAGAGTATGAAGCTCACTCTTATGATGTTGATCTGATCTTTTCTACTACCACCCTGACTAAAAGCGATGCACCTGTTTACGTGGTAAATCCCATTCTTAATGACGCGGAAAAAGCTCGCTTATTAAGACGAGTAGGAGCGTATATTTCTGACAAAGATAAACAGCCAACAGAGTCGTTAGAAGGCATGATGTCTATTATTCGTCGTCATGCGGTGATTGAAAATGAAGAAGCTCTCCATCAAGAGTTAAAGGAGTACCTACTGGAACCTGCTGCGTTACACAAGGAGCTTACCTATAAGCCCACTGTTGCAGACATCCTCACGAGGGACCAGATTCAGGTGGCACGAACCGTTGCCAATTGGGAAGAAGCGATTCGGCTTGCATCAGCACCTTTAGTTCGCAATGGAAGTATTCTCCCATCTTATGTAGACGCCATGATTCGCTCTGTGTATGATCATGGACCATACATTGTAATCGCGCCGAAAATCGCTATTCCGCATTCTAGGCCACAGGATGGTGTTCAACGTTTGAGCATGAGCTTCCTACAATTGAAGCATCCCGTATCCTTCTCAGAAAGACCAGAGCATTCGGCACAGCTATTTATTGTACTAGCTGCTATAGATAATGAAACCCATCTGCGCGCCTTGGCTCAGCTAACAGCGGTTCTTTCTTCTCCAGAAGCATTACAGACCTTGTTGCAGACCGATCAAATTGACGATGTTCTTCACTTATTAGAAATTTACTCTCAGCATCAGCTACCTGCTGGATTATAA